A genome region from Urocitellus parryii isolate mUroPar1 chromosome X, mUroPar1.hap1, whole genome shotgun sequence includes the following:
- the Gpr174 gene encoding putative G-protein coupled receptor 174, whose translation MLANDTCNRTNGDNTDFRYFIYAVTYTVILVPGLIGNILALWVFYGYMKETKRAVIFMINLAIADLLQVLSLPLRIFYYLNHDWPFGPGLCMFCFYLKYVNMYASIYFLVCISVRRFCFLMYPFRFSDCKQKYDLYISIAGWLIICLACLLFPLLRTSDDTPGNRTKCFVDLPTRNVNLAQSVAMMTVGELVGFITPLLIVLYCSWKTVLSLQDKYPVAQDLGEKKKALKMILTCAGVFLICFAPYHFSFPLDFLVKSNEIKSCLARRVILIFHSVALCLASLNSCLDPVIYYFTTNEFRRRLSRQDLHDSIQLHTKSFVSNHTNSTIATELC comes from the coding sequence ATGCTTGCTAATGACACATGTAACAGGACAAATGGAGACAACACAGATTTTCGGTACTTCATCTATGCAGTGACATACACTGTCATTCTTGTGCCAGGTCTTATAGGGAACATATTAGCCTTGTGGGTATTTTATGGTTATATGAAAGAAACAAAACGGGCTGtaatatttatgataaatttaGCCATTGCTGACCTATTACAAGTTCTTTCCCTACCACTGAGGATATTTTATTACTTGAACCATGACTGGCCATTTGGACCTGGCCTCTGTATGTTCTGTTTCTACCTAAAGTATGTCAATATGTATGCAAGCATCTACTTCTTGGTTTGTATCAGTGTGCGAAGATTTTGTTTTCTCATGTACCCATTTCGCTTTAGTGACTGCAAACAGAAATATGACTTATATATCAGTATTGCTGGCTGGCTGATCATCTGCCTTGCCTGTCTACTATTCCCACTCCTCAGAACCAGTGATGACACCCCAGGCAACAGAACCAAATGTTTCGTGGACCTTCCTACCAGGAATGTCAATCTGGCCCAGTCTGTTGCCATGATGACTGTTGGAGAATTGGTTGGGTTTATTACTCCTCTTCTGATTGTCCTGTATTGTTCCTGGAAGACAGTTTTATCACTGCAAGATAAGTATCCTGTTGCTCAAGACcttggagagaaaaagaaagccttGAAGATGATTCTAACCTGTGCAGGGGTATTTCTAATTTGCTTTGCACCTTATCACTTCAGTTTTCCTTTAGATTTCCTGGTCAAGTCCAATGAAATTAAAAGCTGCCTAGCCAGAAGagtgattttaatatttcattctgtGGCTTTGTGTCTTGCAAGTCTAAATTCCTGCCTTGACCCAGTCATATACTATTTCACCACTAATGAGTTCAGGAGACGTCTTTCAAGACAAGATTTACATGATAGCATCCAACTCCATACAAAATCCTTTGTGAGTAACCATACCAATTCTACCATAGCAACTGAATTATGCTAA